The Aedes albopictus strain Foshan chromosome 1, AalbF5, whole genome shotgun sequence genomic interval ATCAAAGCGGGCCCATCGACGGAAGTTATTTCCTCTTGCGAAGTGCAAGCCGGTCCCGGCCAATGCCCGTTCGACATCCGACATCTGTTTACGCAAAAGAAACTTACGAACGACTACCAATTCCGGGTTGTTACATACAACATTCTGGCGGATCTATACGCGGACAGTGACTACAGCCGGACAGAGCTGTTCGGGTACTGTCCGAACTACGCGCTGCATATCGACTACCGGAAGCAGCTGTTCATTAAGGAAATGTTGGGCTACAACGCGGACATCATCTGCCTGCAGGAGGTGGATAGTAAGATATTCGATTTGGATTTGTCGGCCGTGCTGCGCATGAAGCACCTCGACGGACACTTCAAGGCGAAGGGAAAGACAGCGGAAGGGTTGGCAACGTTCTATGATATCAAGCGATTTGAGTGAGTATTAATACTTTAATTTGTAATTGTGTGCTATTACATTCTTATGTTCATATGTTCCCGATTAAAAGTTTAGAGCTTAGGTAGGTCACAGAACATGTGACCTTAACCCCCTTCTCGGGACATCAAAACCTAGCAACTAAATTTTCATTTGCATTGGGATTGGATAACGTATTTTCACTATACGCTATTTCCTTTTCAGGGAATTGGACCGCCAAGGAATCACATTCGGCGAGAACTTGGAAACGGCTCCAGCATTCCAAGACCTTTGGAACCAGATAAAGTCGAACGAGAAGCTAGCCTCTCGCATCAAAGATAGATCCACGGCAATCCAGGCGACCCTGCTGCGGTCCCGGTCGGTGCCTGAGAAACATCTGCTGGTGGCCAATACCCATTTCTACTTCCATCCGGACGCAGACCACATACGGCTCTTGCAGGGCGGTTTCTCAATGTTGTACATCCGGGACCTGTACGAAAAATACGAACGAGAGTTGGGGCTGGAGAGGAAAAATTTCGCCATCGTATTTTGCGGAGATTTCAACAGCGTTCCCGAGTGTGGAATGTACCGTTTGATGACGGAACGGTTCGTCGGCGATGAGATGGCCGACTGGCAGAGCAACGAGGAGGAAGCAGTCCGGGGAGTTACACTCTCGCAACCGTTCTGGTTCAAGTCGGCCTGCGGCTGTCCGAAGTATACCAACTACACCGTCGGGTTCAAAGCTTGCATCGACTTCATCTACTACCAGAGCGATACGTTGCGGGTGAACGACATTGTGCCGCTTCCCAGTGAGGAGGAATTGATGGCTTATGATGCCATCCCATCGCCGGTACTTCCATCGGACCATATTGCCCTGGTGGCCAGTCTCGAGTGGAATGGCAAATCGTGATAAATAATAATGTCTTTATTTACAATGTCATATAAACAGTTTGTATCATAGAAACAATAAAGGTTACGATGTACATTTTAAATTTATTCACTTTGATCCGTTTAGAGGTTACGAATCATAAAGCCATGTAGCGTTTAGTCTTTGATGTAGCCATTGAATCTGAATCTCAATAATGGATTACACGTATCAGCAGCCATAGCCAGATAACCAGATTATGCTTTGGGACTTGGTATTTATGGCGTTTCTGATGGATTTGCTCCAACGAATGAATAGGACTTAACTATCATAAATTCATTAATTCCAGGAGATAGAATAAACCACACGTGgcacgccaagctcgtggatctgggagccgacgtgcgcagtatcagacgtacctgaataaaaaatacagtagaaaaaccgaacgttgtattgtaacagttacttacttaccttaccgatcaggctaaggccggggtggcctctgctgtacatagtagccgcctccattccactcggtccatggctgtttgtctccagttccgcactctgcgtagggtccgcagatcgtcctccacttggtcgacccacctagctcgctgcgctccacgtcttcttgtaccggtcggatgactctcgagaaccattttagtcgggttgctatccgacatcctgatgacgtgacccgcccaccgtagcctcccgattttcgcggtatggacgatgcttggttctcccagcagctgatgcagctcgtggttcattcgccttc includes:
- the LOC115254836 gene encoding 2',5'-phosphodiesterase 12 (The sequence of the model RefSeq protein was modified relative to this genomic sequence to represent the inferred CDS: added 225 bases not found in genome assembly), coding for MAIADLLNKIRDEEQILLKILDDDFRIDYNSPVVQTINLPQSILAGFYVYPSKLEMLFAERDQSEFLWYRGKMPKSNNAQQIEWTPVGSGFTYMAKPDDVGSHLKVVCVPRNAIKAGPSTEVISSCEVQAGPGQCPFDIRHLFTQKKLTNDYQFRVVTYNILADLYADSDYSRTELFGYCPNYALHIDYRKQLFIKEMLGYNADIICLQEVDSKIFDLDLSAVLRMKHLDGHFKAKGKTAEGLATFYDIKRFEELDRQGITFGENLETAPAFQDLWNQIKSNEKLASRIKDRSTAIQATLLRSRSVPEKHLLVANTHFYFHPDADHIRLLQGGFSMLYIRDLYEKYERELGLERKNFAIVFCGDFNSVPECGMYRLMTERFVGDEMADWQSNEEEAVRGVTLSQPFWFKSACGCPKYTNYTVGFKACIDFIYYQSDTLRVNDIVPLPSEEELMAYDAIPSPVLPSDHIALVASLEWNGKS